The genomic region AGGAGCGCCATCGGCTTGCGCCGCAAGGAATGGATCACGTGCCGATAATCGACGACCTGATCGTGCTTGCCATTGGGATGCGGCCGCCCGCGCGGCAAGGTGAGGAGATGCGTGCCGCCGACAAACACGTCGAGGTGATCGTCATACAGGCGCACCCGCAGCCGATGGCCGATCAAGCGCGACGGCACCGTGTAGAACACCTTGCGCAAGGTGAAGCCGCCGGACGATGTCACGTGGACGATCACCTCTTCATAGTCCGACGTGCGGCGGTCCGGCAGATCCTGAAGTGCGGTACGTTCGCTGTCGATCCGCTTGGCGTTGCGGGCATTGCGGCGGCTGACGATCTCATCGATGAAGCCACGATAGGCAGCGAGATCGTCGAAGTCGGCGGTGCCACGCAGCAACAGCGCGTCGCCGACCGCCCGCTTGAGATGGCCATGCGAACTCTCGATCGCCCCGTTCTCGTGGGCGATGCCACGATTGTTGCGGGAGGGGCGCATGCCGTAATGGGCACAGAGGTCTTCGTATCGCCGCGTCAGATCGTCTTTGGCGTCGCGGTCGAGATTGCAAAAGGCGGCCGACAGGCTGTCGGTGCGATGCTCCCGTGGCGCTCCACCGAGTGACCACAAGGCATTCTGCAGGCCTTCGGCCAGAGCGATGAAGCTCTCACCGCCGAGCACGACGTGGGCGTGCTCAAACCCGGAATAGGCCAGCCGGAAGTGATAGAGACGATGGTCGAGCGGCACGCCCGCGATCGTGACACCCAATTCGCCCATGTCGGTGAAGTCGGACAGGCCGCGCTGACCGGGTTCGTGGGTCTGCCGGAAGATGACCTCCTGCTCCTCGCCGTGGATCGCCCGCCAGGCCCGGATCCGGCGCTCCAGCGTGCGACGGATGCCGGCGCCGAGCTCAGGATGGCGTCGGAGCAACTCCTCGAAGATCGTGACCGGCCGC from Bradyrhizobium elkanii USDA 76 harbors:
- the istA gene encoding IS21-like element ISBj11 family transposase encodes the protein MPGRHITDHQMRLYMKYRQTDSPPVAAAKASFSTSTAYRIEQDRRLPSQKKAPRGRRRPDPLARVFETEIVPMLKAAPGVRPVTIFEELLRRHPELGAGIRRTLERRIRAWRAIHGEEQEVIFRQTHEPGQRGLSDFTDMGELGVTIAGVPLDHRLYHFRLAYSGFEHAHVVLGGESFIALAEGLQNALWSLGGAPREHRTDSLSAAFCNLDRDAKDDLTRRYEDLCAHYGMRPSRNNRGIAHENGAIESSHGHLKRAVGDALLLRGTADFDDLAAYRGFIDEIVSRRNARNAKRIDSERTALQDLPDRRTSDYEEVIVHVTSSGGFTLRKVFYTVPSRLIGHRLRVRLYDDHLDVFVGGTHLLTLPRGRPHPNGKHDQVVDYRHVIHSLRRKPMALLNLVYRDQLFPREAYRRAFDVLRKRLPDKKACRIMVDLLALAHERGCEAELADQLTADLNDGRLPDLNRLRTHFAPDPAQMPNVVVRLAPLATYECLIGTAEIGGAA